A single genomic interval of Terriglobus albidus harbors:
- a CDS encoding HAMP domain-containing protein: MKRVVSKSAKTDLAASVLTAELPAADRSQFDIAIVLDALRRMRDGDFSVRLPNHWTGIEGKVADSFNDIVSANQQMAGELKRVGQVVGKEGRTRERSRFQERRGSWGEMEASVNTLVEDLLRPTVEVTRAIGAVAQGNLTQTVRLDVDGRPLEGEFLRSANIVNTMIQQLSVFTSEVTRVAREVGTDGKLGGQAAVPGVAGTWKDLTDSVNSMASNLTGQVRNIAEVATAVASGDLSRKITVDVRGEILQLKEAINTMVDQLRSFASEVTRVAREVGTDGKLGGQAVVPGVAGTWKDLTDSVNAMAGNLTAQVRNIAEVTTAVARGDLSRKITVDVKGEILELKDTINTMVDQLNAFAGEVTRVAREVGTEGKLGGQAQVPGVGGTWKDLTDNVNFMASNLTGQVRNIAEVATAIANGDLSRKITVDVRGEILQLKETLNTMVDQLNRFAGEVTRVAREVGTDGKLGGQAEVPGVAGTWKDLTDSVNSMAGNLTAQVRNIAEVTTAVAGGDLSRKITVDVKGEILELKNTINTMVDQLNAFAGEVTRVAREVGTEGKLGGQAAVPGVAGTWKDLTDNVNFMASNLTGQVRNIAEVATAVARGDLSRKITVDVRGEILQLKETLNTMVDQLRSFASEVTRVAREVGTDGKLGGQAEVPGVAGTWKDLTDSVNSMASNLTGQVRNIAEVSTAIANGDLSKKITVDVRGEILLLKETINTMVDQLNAFAGEVTRVAREVGTEGRLGGQANVPGVAGTWKDLTDSVNSMAGNLTGQVRNIAEVTTAVARGDLSRKITVDVKGEILELKNTINTMVDQLNAFAAEVTRVAREVGTDGKLGGQAEVPGVAGTWKDLTDNVNFMASNLTGQVRNIAEVATAIATGDLSKKITVDVRGEILQLKETLNTMVEQLRSFAAEVTRVAREVGTEGRLGGQANVPGVAGTWKDLTDSVNAMAGNLTGQVRNIAEVTTAVARGDLSRKITVDVKGEILELKNTINTMVDQLNAFAGEVTRVAREVGTDGKLGGQAEVQGVAGTWKDLTDNVNVMAYNLTEQVRGIVKVVTAVANGDLTQKLTVNAKGEVAALAETINNMTGTLAIFADQVTTVAREVGVEGRLGGQANVPGAAGTWKDLTGNVNLLADNLTNQVRAIAEVATAVTKGDLTRSIQVEARGEVAELKDNINTMIDNLRLTTDRNNEQDWLKTNLARFTGMLQGQRDLATVGRLLLSELVPLVAAQQGLIYQMDEEDARTMVLLSAYSGTPEAHQERILLGEGLIGQCALEKRRLLIHDLPPGTLPIRSGLFEAVPRNVIVLPVLFEGRVKAVIELGTLHYFTASHMAFLEQLTASIGIVLNSIEATMQTEGLLKQSQQLATELQTQQTELQTTNEQLAQKAQQLAEQNAEVERKNQEIEQARRALEDKAKELALTSKYKSEFLANMSHELRTPLNSILVLGQQLTDNPDGNLTPKQVEFARTIHGAGTDLLNLISDILDLSKIESGTVSVEAEELFFGTLLEALARPFRHEAENRRLSFDIDADSHLPRSLVTDSKRLQQVLKNLLSNAFKFTEKGSVKLKVFPVTSGWSDGHPILNGAGNVIAFEVTDTGIGIPQEKQRIIFEAFQQADAGTSRKYGGTGLGLAISRELASLLGGEIQLRSVPREGSTFTLYIPQTYVGPTAAVMSYPERAQAHYAVNLSLPVATAEQIVDRVEDDRATVEPGDPTLLIVEDDPHFARILCDMARDKGFKVLVAMRGAEALAFAREFRPTAVSLDVFLPDMLGWAVLNHLKQDPLTRHIPVQMLTQDEDWHHGLSRGAFSYVTKPTTAEGLAQAITRIKEFSTPRRKKLLIVEDNPAEQTSICALLGYDDIDVEITDSGASALAALERDNFDCVVLDLRLPDMTGFEVLEKIHEVEKLHELPVVVFTGKDLSPEEDARLHTLARSVVVKDVESPERLLDETALFLHRVVSDLPVEKQRMLDRLHQSDEALVGTKVLVVDDDVRNIFALSSVLERRGMVVLTAGTGREAIETLAKTPDISIVLMDIMMPEMDGYETMQVIRQNPEFHRLPIIALTAKAMKGDREKCLEAGASDYMAKPVNTDQLLSGLRTWLHR; this comes from the coding sequence GTGAAACGAGTTGTCAGCAAGTCAGCTAAGACTGATCTTGCAGCTTCTGTACTTACTGCTGAACTCCCTGCCGCGGACCGATCCCAGTTTGACATTGCGATCGTTCTGGACGCCTTGCGCCGCATGCGCGATGGCGACTTCTCGGTGCGCCTCCCCAATCACTGGACGGGAATTGAAGGTAAGGTCGCGGATTCCTTCAACGACATCGTCTCAGCCAACCAGCAGATGGCCGGCGAGCTGAAACGCGTCGGACAGGTCGTTGGCAAAGAGGGACGAACCCGCGAACGGTCGCGCTTTCAGGAGCGTCGGGGTTCCTGGGGAGAGATGGAGGCCAGCGTTAATACGCTGGTCGAAGACCTGCTCCGTCCCACGGTCGAGGTAACCCGAGCGATCGGCGCCGTAGCCCAGGGCAACCTGACGCAAACCGTCCGGCTTGACGTCGATGGCCGCCCCCTCGAGGGCGAGTTCCTGCGCTCGGCCAACATCGTCAACACGATGATTCAGCAGCTCAGCGTCTTTACCTCCGAGGTGACGCGTGTCGCCCGTGAGGTCGGTACAGACGGAAAGCTGGGCGGTCAGGCGGCGGTGCCTGGTGTGGCCGGAACCTGGAAAGACCTTACCGATTCCGTAAACTCCATGGCCAGTAACCTTACCGGCCAGGTGCGTAACATCGCCGAGGTGGCAACGGCAGTAGCCAGCGGCGACCTCTCCCGCAAGATCACGGTCGACGTGCGCGGCGAGATTCTGCAGCTGAAAGAGGCTATTAATACGATGGTCGACCAGTTGCGCTCCTTCGCCTCTGAAGTGACGCGCGTCGCCCGCGAGGTCGGTACCGACGGTAAGCTGGGCGGCCAGGCGGTGGTGCCTGGGGTGGCCGGAACCTGGAAGGACCTTACCGACTCAGTCAACGCCATGGCGGGCAACCTGACGGCCCAGGTCCGTAATATCGCCGAGGTAACAACGGCCGTCGCCCGCGGCGACCTCTCCCGCAAGATCACGGTCGACGTGAAGGGCGAAATTCTCGAGCTCAAAGACACCATCAACACCATGGTGGACCAGCTCAACGCCTTCGCCGGCGAAGTAACGCGCGTCGCCCGCGAAGTCGGTACCGAAGGCAAGCTCGGCGGCCAGGCGCAGGTGCCCGGTGTCGGCGGAACCTGGAAGGACCTTACCGACAACGTCAACTTCATGGCCTCGAATCTCACGGGCCAGGTGCGTAACATCGCCGAGGTCGCTACGGCTATCGCCAACGGTGACCTCTCCCGCAAGATCACAGTGGACGTGCGCGGCGAGATCCTGCAGCTGAAAGAGACCCTCAACACGATGGTCGACCAGCTCAACCGGTTCGCCGGCGAAGTGACGCGTGTTGCCCGCGAAGTCGGTACCGACGGTAAGCTGGGCGGCCAGGCCGAGGTTCCTGGTGTGGCCGGAACCTGGAAGGACCTTACCGACTCGGTTAACTCCATGGCTGGTAACCTGACGGCCCAGGTCCGTAACATCGCTGAGGTCACAACGGCTGTGGCCGGCGGCGATCTCTCGCGCAAGATCACGGTAGACGTGAAGGGCGAAATTCTCGAGCTGAAGAACACCATCAACACGATGGTGGACCAGCTCAACGCTTTCGCCGGCGAAGTAACACGTGTTGCCCGCGAAGTCGGTACCGAAGGCAAGCTTGGCGGACAGGCTGCTGTGCCTGGTGTTGCCGGAACCTGGAAGGATCTTACCGACAACGTTAACTTCATGGCCTCGAATCTGACTGGCCAGGTCCGTAACATCGCCGAAGTTGCTACCGCAGTAGCCCGTGGCGATCTCTCGCGCAAGATCACCGTGGACGTACGCGGCGAGATCCTGCAGCTCAAAGAGACGCTGAACACGATGGTGGATCAGCTCCGCTCCTTTGCTTCCGAGGTGACGCGCGTCGCCCGCGAAGTGGGTACGGACGGCAAGCTGGGCGGACAGGCAGAGGTGCCCGGTGTCGCCGGAACGTGGAAGGATCTTACCGACTCGGTAAACTCCATGGCCTCGAACCTGACTGGCCAGGTGCGTAACATCGCTGAAGTTTCTACGGCCATCGCGAACGGCGACTTGTCGAAGAAGATCACCGTAGACGTACGCGGCGAAATCCTGCTGCTGAAAGAAACCATCAACACGATGGTGGATCAGCTCAACGCGTTCGCCGGTGAAGTAACGCGTGTGGCCCGCGAAGTAGGTACCGAAGGCCGTCTTGGCGGCCAGGCCAATGTGCCAGGTGTTGCCGGAACGTGGAAGGATCTCACGGATTCAGTAAACTCCATGGCCGGCAACCTTACCGGTCAGGTCCGTAACATCGCCGAAGTGACAACGGCTGTCGCCCGTGGCGACCTCTCACGCAAGATCACGGTAGACGTGAAGGGCGAAATTCTCGAGCTGAAGAACACCATTAATACGATGGTGGATCAGCTCAACGCCTTCGCTGCCGAAGTTACCCGTGTTGCCCGCGAAGTGGGTACGGACGGTAAGCTGGGCGGCCAGGCTGAAGTGCCGGGCGTCGCCGGAACGTGGAAAGATCTTACCGACAACGTCAACTTCATGGCCTCGAACCTGACGGGCCAGGTACGTAACATCGCCGAAGTCGCAACGGCCATCGCGACGGGCGATCTCTCGAAGAAGATCACCGTAGACGTACGCGGCGAGATCCTGCAGCTGAAAGAGACCCTGAACACCATGGTCGAGCAGCTCCGCTCGTTCGCCGCCGAAGTTACGCGTGTTGCGCGTGAGGTCGGTACCGAAGGCCGTCTCGGCGGTCAGGCGAATGTGCCCGGTGTTGCCGGTACCTGGAAGGATCTTACGGACTCAGTCAACGCCATGGCCGGTAACCTCACTGGCCAGGTGCGTAACATCGCCGAAGTGACGACGGCCGTAGCCCGTGGCGACCTTTCGCGCAAGATCACAGTAGACGTGAAGGGCGAAATTCTCGAGCTGAAGAACACCATCAACACGATGGTGGACCAGCTCAACGCCTTCGCCGGCGAAGTAACGCGTGTCGCCCGTGAAGTGGGTACCGACGGTAAGCTGGGTGGTCAGGCTGAGGTGCAGGGCGTCGCCGGTACGTGGAAGGATCTTACCGACAACGTCAACGTCATGGCGTACAACCTCACCGAACAGGTGCGCGGCATTGTGAAGGTGGTAACGGCCGTCGCCAACGGTGACCTGACGCAGAAGCTGACCGTAAACGCGAAGGGCGAAGTAGCCGCGTTGGCCGAGACCATCAACAACATGACCGGTACATTGGCCATCTTTGCCGATCAGGTGACCACAGTCGCGCGCGAAGTCGGTGTAGAAGGTCGTCTCGGCGGCCAGGCAAACGTGCCTGGAGCTGCCGGTACATGGAAAGATCTCACCGGTAACGTCAACCTGCTGGCTGACAACCTCACCAACCAGGTACGCGCTATCGCCGAGGTTGCGACCGCCGTGACCAAGGGTGACCTTACCCGGTCGATTCAGGTGGAGGCGCGTGGCGAGGTGGCCGAGCTGAAGGACAACATCAATACGATGATTGATAACCTTCGTCTCACCACCGACCGTAACAACGAGCAGGACTGGCTGAAGACGAACCTTGCCCGCTTTACCGGCATGTTGCAGGGCCAGCGTGATCTGGCGACCGTGGGCCGCTTGCTGCTCTCTGAGCTGGTTCCGCTGGTGGCGGCGCAGCAGGGACTCATCTATCAGATGGATGAGGAAGATGCGCGGACGATGGTGCTGCTCTCCGCCTACTCCGGCACGCCGGAAGCCCATCAGGAACGCATCCTTCTTGGTGAGGGACTCATTGGTCAGTGTGCGCTCGAGAAGCGCCGTCTGCTGATCCACGATCTGCCGCCGGGAACGCTGCCGATTCGTTCCGGCCTGTTTGAAGCTGTGCCGCGCAATGTCATCGTTCTCCCGGTGCTCTTTGAAGGCCGCGTGAAGGCCGTCATCGAGCTCGGTACGCTGCACTACTTCACCGCCTCACACATGGCCTTCCTCGAACAGCTCACAGCGAGCATCGGTATCGTGCTGAACAGTATCGAGGCGACCATGCAGACAGAGGGTCTGTTGAAACAGTCGCAGCAGCTTGCAACCGAGCTGCAGACGCAGCAGACCGAGCTGCAGACCACGAACGAGCAGCTCGCGCAGAAGGCACAGCAGCTCGCCGAACAGAATGCGGAAGTGGAACGCAAGAACCAGGAGATCGAGCAGGCTCGCCGCGCTTTGGAAGACAAGGCCAAGGAGCTGGCGCTGACCTCGAAGTACAAGTCAGAGTTCCTGGCGAACATGTCGCACGAGCTGCGTACACCGCTGAACAGCATTCTCGTCCTGGGCCAGCAATTGACCGACAACCCGGACGGCAATCTCACACCCAAGCAGGTAGAGTTCGCACGCACCATTCACGGCGCCGGAACGGATCTGCTGAATCTGATCAGCGACATCCTCGATCTCTCGAAGATCGAATCCGGAACCGTCTCCGTCGAGGCGGAAGAGCTCTTCTTTGGCACCTTGCTCGAAGCCCTCGCTCGGCCCTTCCGTCACGAGGCGGAGAACCGGCGACTCAGCTTCGATATCGATGCTGACTCCCATTTGCCGCGCAGCCTGGTCACCGACTCAAAACGCCTGCAGCAGGTGTTGAAGAACCTGCTCTCCAATGCGTTCAAGTTCACGGAGAAGGGAAGCGTGAAGCTCAAGGTCTTCCCGGTTACCTCCGGATGGAGCGACGGACATCCCATTCTCAACGGCGCCGGCAACGTCATTGCCTTTGAGGTGACCGACACCGGTATCGGTATTCCGCAGGAGAAGCAGCGTATTATCTTCGAGGCCTTCCAACAGGCGGATGCCGGCACCAGCCGTAAGTACGGCGGCACCGGACTCGGCCTGGCCATCAGCCGTGAGCTCGCAAGCCTGCTCGGCGGCGAAATTCAGCTTCGCAGCGTTCCCCGCGAGGGCAGCACCTTCACCCTCTATATCCCGCAGACTTATGTCGGTCCGACGGCCGCCGTTATGTCGTATCCTGAGCGCGCTCAAGCCCACTACGCCGTCAATCTGAGTCTTCCTGTTGCGACAGCGGAACAGATTGTCGATCGCGTGGAAGACGACCGCGCAACTGTCGAGCCCGGCGATCCCACGCTGCTTATCGTGGAGGACGATCCCCACTTTGCGCGTATCCTTTGCGATATGGCACGCGACAAGGGCTTCAAGGTGCTGGTCGCGATGCGCGGAGCGGAGGCCCTGGCCTTCGCCCGTGAGTTCCGGCCTACCGCCGTCTCTCTCGACGTCTTCCTGCCCGACATGCTGGGCTGGGCCGTCCTGAATCATCTGAAGCAGGATCCTCTTACACGCCACATTCCGGTCCAGATGCTTACCCAGGACGAGGACTGGCACCATGGCTTGTCACGTGGCGCATTCTCCTATGTCACCAAGCCCACGACCGCCGAAGGTCTGGCGCAGGCCATCACGCGCATCAAGGAATTTTCGACGCCCCGCAGGAAGAAGCTGCTGATCGTCGAAGACAACCCGGCCGAGCAGACCAGCATCTGTGCACTGCTGGGCTACGACGATATCGATGTGGAGATTACCGACAGCGGAGCCTCTGCCCTGGCCGCTCTCGAACGGGACAACTTCGACTGCGTTGTCCTTGACCTTCGCCTTCCGGATATGACCGGTTTCGAGGTCCTCGAGAAGATCCATGAGGTCGAGAAACTGCACGAGCTTCCGGTCGTGGTCTTCACCGGAAAGGATCTTTCTCCGGAAGAGGATGCCCGCCTGCATACGCTCGCCCGCAGCGTTGTTGTGAAAGACGTCGAGTCTCCCGAGCGCCTGCTGGACGAGACCGCACTCTTCCTGCATCGTGTCGTCAGCGACCTGCCGGTGGAGAAGCAGCGGATGCTCGACCGCCTGCATCAGTCGGATGAGGCGCTGGTCGGGACCAAGGTTCTGGTGG